A genomic stretch from Bradyrhizobium sp. 195 includes:
- a CDS encoding ABC transporter ATP-binding protein, which produces MDSVAQRLSAVGAGAALELRGVTRLFGALAALTDVTMTVRPGERRAVLGSNGAGKTTLFNCITGDFAPSSGTIRFFGEDVTHFPPYERIRRGLRRTYQISALFPGLTVQDNVYLACRGVSRGRFSFLRPGQNDALMHAADNLVQAVHLSAVKDQRVAELAHGQQRQLEIALALAGAPRFVLFDEPAAGLSPTERAELIEILTSLPAHIGYIIIEHDMDVALRVVESVTMMHNGRVFKEGLPEEIQSDPEVQELYLGGGHE; this is translated from the coding sequence ATGGATAGCGTCGCGCAACGCCTCTCGGCCGTCGGCGCCGGTGCCGCGCTTGAGCTGCGCGGTGTGACGAGATTGTTCGGCGCGCTTGCCGCGCTGACCGATGTAACCATGACGGTGCGCCCCGGCGAACGCCGCGCCGTGCTCGGCTCCAACGGCGCCGGCAAGACCACGCTGTTCAACTGCATCACCGGAGACTTCGCGCCCTCCTCCGGCACCATCCGCTTCTTCGGCGAGGACGTCACGCATTTCCCGCCCTATGAACGCATCCGCCGCGGGCTGCGCCGGACCTACCAGATCTCGGCCCTGTTCCCCGGCCTCACCGTGCAGGACAATGTCTATCTCGCCTGCCGCGGTGTCTCGCGCGGGCGCTTCTCGTTCCTGCGTCCGGGACAGAACGATGCCTTGATGCATGCGGCCGACAATCTGGTCCAGGCCGTGCATCTTTCCGCCGTGAAGGACCAGCGCGTGGCGGAGCTCGCGCACGGCCAGCAACGCCAGCTCGAGATCGCACTTGCGCTCGCCGGCGCCCCGCGCTTCGTGCTGTTCGACGAGCCCGCCGCCGGCCTGTCGCCGACCGAACGGGCCGAGCTGATCGAGATCCTGACCTCCCTGCCGGCGCATATCGGCTACATCATCATCGAGCACGACATGGACGTGGCGCTACGCGTCGTCGAGAGCGTCACGATGATGCACAATGGCCGCGTCTTCAAGGAGGGCCTGCCGGAAGAGATCCAGTCCGACCCCGAGGTGCAGGAGCTTTATCTCGGAGGCGGCCATGAATGA
- a CDS encoding molybdopterin guanine dinucleotide-containing S/N-oxide reductase: protein MDDTIGFPDPGLDLSEGFKPHTSHWGVFSARQGAAGLEVRAYAGDPDPNGIIDNFPGALRHQARIAQPAIRRGWLERGPGLDNRRGRDEFVSVSWEKALDLLGDELCRIRDTRGPGAVFGGSYGWSSAGRFHHAQSQVHRFLNIAMGGYVRSVNTYSSGASSVLLPQILAGYEDITKRNVTWEQIAQTTDIVLAFGGMALKNSMVAGGSISKHVERGAMAAARKRGCEFVLVSPLRDDLPVEAGAEWMACVPGTDTALMLGLVHTLVSEGLHDQAFLDRYTEGWPTFLRYLMGESDGQPKHAEWAAAISGVDAETIRKLARRAAGKRALITVSHSLQRAEHGEQPVWMGMVLAAALGQIGFPGGGYAYSLGAIGYYGRRVNDVPGPTLGQGRNGVADFIPVARIADMLLKPGTTYRYNGETRTYPDIRMVYWAGGNPFHHHQDINRLRKAFAQLDTFVVHELAWTATARHADIVLPATMTLEREDIGYSTNDPLMVAMHKVAEPFGLARDDYDIFADLADRLGAREPFTEGRTSRQWLEHLYEPTRASLAKRGLEAPSFDEFWARGSLVVPQQPDDGGRLRRFREDPVNHALPTPSGRVEIFSQKIAGHGDADCPGHPVWLEKTDMPKRGAPCFLVANQPVTRLHSQLDFGGHSLAAKHRGREVARMNPVDANARGIKDGDIIRLFNARGACLAAVHVTDGIAPGVVQLPTGAWYDPMDPEDEAPLCVHGNPNVLTRDIGTSSLAQGCTGQLTAVEVEKFTGNLPPIRAFDPV from the coding sequence ATGGACGATACGATTGGCTTCCCCGACCCCGGTCTCGACCTGTCGGAGGGCTTCAAGCCGCACACCTCGCATTGGGGCGTGTTTTCCGCGCGTCAGGGCGCAGCTGGCCTCGAGGTCAGGGCCTATGCAGGCGACCCCGATCCGAACGGCATCATCGACAATTTCCCCGGCGCGCTCCGCCACCAGGCGCGCATCGCCCAGCCGGCGATCCGCCGCGGCTGGCTTGAGCGCGGGCCGGGCCTCGACAATCGCCGCGGCCGCGACGAGTTCGTCTCCGTGAGCTGGGAGAAGGCGCTTGACCTCCTCGGCGACGAGCTCTGCCGCATCCGCGACACGCGCGGCCCCGGCGCTGTGTTCGGCGGCTCCTATGGCTGGTCGAGCGCCGGCCGCTTTCATCACGCCCAGAGCCAGGTGCATCGCTTCCTCAACATCGCGATGGGCGGCTATGTCCGCTCGGTGAACACTTACTCGTCGGGCGCGTCCTCGGTGCTGCTGCCGCAGATCCTGGCGGGCTATGAGGACATCACCAAGCGCAACGTCACCTGGGAGCAGATTGCTCAAACCACCGACATCGTGCTGGCCTTCGGCGGCATGGCGCTGAAGAACTCCATGGTGGCCGGCGGCTCGATCAGCAAGCATGTCGAGCGCGGCGCCATGGCCGCGGCGCGCAAGCGCGGCTGCGAATTCGTCCTCGTCAGCCCGCTGCGTGACGATCTGCCGGTGGAAGCCGGCGCCGAATGGATGGCTTGCGTGCCCGGCACCGACACCGCCTTGATGCTCGGCCTCGTCCACACGCTGGTGAGCGAAGGTCTGCACGATCAGGCCTTCCTCGATCGCTACACCGAAGGCTGGCCCACCTTCCTGCGCTATCTCATGGGCGAAAGCGATGGCCAGCCCAAACACGCCGAATGGGCTGCGGCCATCTCAGGCGTCGATGCCGAGACGATCCGCAAGCTCGCGCGCCGCGCCGCCGGCAAGCGCGCGCTGATCACCGTCTCGCATTCGTTGCAGCGCGCCGAGCATGGCGAGCAGCCGGTGTGGATGGGCATGGTGCTGGCGGCAGCGCTCGGCCAGATCGGCTTTCCCGGCGGCGGCTACGCCTATTCGCTCGGGGCGATCGGCTATTACGGCCGTCGCGTCAACGACGTGCCGGGGCCGACGCTGGGGCAGGGCCGCAACGGCGTCGCCGATTTCATTCCGGTGGCGCGCATCGCCGACATGCTGCTCAAGCCCGGCACCACCTATCGCTACAACGGCGAGACGCGGACCTATCCGGACATCCGCATGGTCTATTGGGCCGGCGGCAATCCCTTCCACCATCACCAGGACATCAACCGCCTGCGCAAGGCGTTTGCGCAGCTCGATACCTTCGTCGTGCACGAGCTGGCCTGGACCGCCACGGCCCGGCATGCCGACATCGTGCTGCCCGCGACGATGACGCTAGAGCGCGAGGACATCGGCTATTCCACCAACGATCCCCTGATGGTCGCCATGCACAAGGTCGCCGAGCCGTTTGGCCTTGCGCGCGACGACTACGATATCTTTGCCGATCTCGCCGATCGTCTCGGCGCGCGCGAGCCCTTCACCGAGGGACGCACCTCGCGGCAATGGCTGGAGCATCTCTACGAGCCGACCCGCGCCTCGCTTGCGAAGCGTGGCCTCGAAGCCCCAAGCTTCGACGAGTTCTGGGCGCGCGGCAGCCTGGTCGTGCCGCAGCAGCCCGATGACGGCGGCCGGCTGCGCCGTTTTCGCGAAGACCCGGTCAATCATGCCCTGCCGACGCCGAGCGGCCGCGTCGAGATCTTTTCGCAGAAGATCGCAGGCCACGGCGATGCGGATTGTCCCGGTCATCCCGTCTGGCTGGAGAAGACCGACATGCCGAAGCGAGGCGCGCCATGCTTCCTCGTCGCCAACCAGCCGGTGACGCGCCTGCACAGCCAGCTCGATTTCGGCGGACATTCGCTTGCCGCGAAACATCGCGGCCGCGAGGTCGCGCGGATGAACCCGGTCGATGCGAACGCGCGCGGCATCAAGGACGGCGACATCATCCGCCTGTTCAATGCGCGCGGCGCGTGCCTTGCGGCGGTCCACGTCACCGACGGCATCGCGCCCGGCGTGGTGCAGCTTCCGACCGGCGCCTGGTACGATCCGATGGATCCCGAGGACGAGGCGCCGCTCTGCGTTCACGGCAATCCGAACGTGCTCACCCGCGACATCGGGACCTCATCCCTGGCGCAGGGCTGCACCGGTCAGCTGACGGCGGTCGAGGTCGAGAAGTTCACCGGCAATCTGCCGCCGATCCGCGCGTTCGATCCGGTGTAG
- a CDS encoding branched-chain amino acid ABC transporter permease, with protein MSLAHDARVTASPATMAQRAARTWPEINNPAAWVVAAILLIMPLIANGFFLIEIFASTLILGTMALSLMFLAGYGGMVSLMQLTIAGFSAYMVAVFGVSGNANISLGWPWWLAVPMALALATAFGTLGGALAVRTEGIYTIMITLAIGAAFYYFTNQNWAIFNGHTGINTVATPHFWGVNWRADIPFYYIVLAVAALCYFAVEYLSRAPFGLALQGVRDNPRRMAALGFNVNAHRIAAYAFASFVAALAGVLQVWNYRQISPGSVSVGACIDVLIIAVVGGITRPIGPFIGALIFVLLRTFALDFLVRLGLDGNRFRLLIGLGFLAIVFWSSDGVIGLWQRWRQSRRPAANRPGGGRGHG; from the coding sequence ATGTCGCTCGCCCACGATGCCCGCGTTACCGCATCTCCCGCCACAATGGCTCAGCGCGCGGCACGGACGTGGCCGGAGATCAACAATCCCGCGGCCTGGGTCGTCGCCGCCATCCTCCTGATCATGCCACTGATCGCCAACGGCTTCTTCCTGATCGAGATCTTCGCCTCCACCTTGATCCTCGGCACCATGGCGCTCAGCCTGATGTTCCTCGCCGGCTATGGCGGCATGGTCAGCCTGATGCAGCTCACGATCGCCGGCTTCTCGGCCTACATGGTCGCGGTGTTCGGCGTCAGCGGCAACGCCAATATCAGCCTGGGCTGGCCATGGTGGCTCGCGGTCCCCATGGCGCTCGCGCTGGCAACCGCCTTCGGCACGCTCGGCGGCGCGCTCGCGGTGCGCACCGAAGGCATCTACACCATCATGATCACGCTCGCGATCGGCGCGGCCTTCTATTATTTCACCAACCAGAACTGGGCGATCTTCAACGGCCATACCGGCATCAACACCGTGGCCACGCCACATTTCTGGGGCGTCAACTGGCGCGCGGACATTCCCTTCTATTATATCGTGCTCGCGGTCGCCGCGCTTTGCTATTTCGCCGTCGAATATCTTTCGCGCGCCCCCTTCGGCCTCGCCCTTCAGGGCGTGCGCGACAATCCAAGGCGCATGGCGGCGCTCGGCTTCAACGTCAATGCGCACCGCATCGCCGCCTATGCGTTCGCCTCCTTCGTGGCCGCACTTGCCGGCGTGCTCCAGGTCTGGAACTACCGCCAGATTTCACCGGGCTCGGTCAGCGTCGGGGCCTGCATCGACGTGCTGATCATCGCCGTCGTCGGCGGCATCACGCGCCCGATCGGCCCCTTCATCGGCGCGCTGATCTTCGTGCTGCTGCGCACCTTCGCGCTCGACTTCCTGGTCAGGCTCGGACTCGACGGCAATCGCTTCCGGCTGCTGATCGGACTCGGCTTCCTCGCCATCGTGTTCTGGTCGTCGGACGGCGTCATCGGCCTGTGGCAGCGCTGGCGTCAGAGCCGGCGTCCGGCCGCAAATCGACCTGGCGGAGGACGCGGCCATGGATAG
- a CDS encoding helix-turn-helix transcriptional regulator, translating to MSRALAVFHGRFGRATVYQLNRPFNIHAHREGHLIFHVGGMPACIDVSDGHHDLNETSVVAVNPWEPHNFLPADLDGGAIFFVLYVNAEWFAPDASGTHRLRFGRTQFKRTPALDKHIRRTAALVCGAPSLSSLDSELRRLIDICYDESWQQAEIARDPRANGSVTDFRVRKCIKMMSESPGAEIELDTIARESGLSRPHFYRLFRVQTGVTPNLYLNTLIMEQALEALVASETPIADIGFDLGFSSQSGFTRFFAANVGMAPTDYRRAAKILRA from the coding sequence ATGAGCCGTGCGCTCGCCGTCTTCCACGGCCGGTTCGGTCGGGCGACGGTTTATCAGTTGAACCGCCCTTTCAATATCCACGCCCATCGTGAAGGTCATCTGATCTTCCATGTCGGCGGCATGCCCGCATGCATCGACGTGTCGGACGGGCACCACGATCTCAACGAGACGTCCGTCGTCGCGGTCAATCCCTGGGAGCCGCACAATTTCCTGCCTGCCGATCTGGACGGCGGCGCGATCTTCTTCGTGCTCTACGTCAATGCCGAATGGTTTGCGCCCGATGCCTCCGGCACCCATCGGCTGCGTTTCGGCCGCACCCAGTTCAAGCGCACGCCGGCACTCGACAAGCACATCAGGCGGACCGCCGCGCTCGTGTGCGGCGCACCATCGCTCTCCAGTCTGGATTCCGAGCTGCGGAGGTTGATCGACATCTGCTACGACGAAAGCTGGCAGCAGGCCGAGATCGCCCGCGATCCGCGCGCAAACGGCTCGGTCACCGATTTTCGCGTGCGCAAATGCATCAAGATGATGTCGGAAAGTCCCGGCGCTGAGATCGAGCTCGATACGATCGCGCGGGAATCCGGCCTGTCGCGACCACATTTCTATCGGCTATTCCGCGTCCAGACCGGCGTTACGCCGAACCTCTATCTCAACACGCTGATCATGGAACAGGCGCTCGAAGCACTGGTGGCAAGCGAGACGCCGATCGCCGATATCGGCTTCGATCTCGGCTTCTCCTCGCAAAGCGGTTTCACCCGCTTCTTCGCCGCCAACGTGGGGATGGCCCCGACCGATTATCGTCGCGCAGCCAAGATTTTGCGCGCCTGA
- a CDS encoding branched-chain amino acid ABC transporter permease, whose protein sequence is MSRFVERHPAWALIAIIAVAVALWLIFAVWPPGLEEAVGRKRVFLNAVFNGITLGGLYFLVASGFTLIFGLMRNVNLAHGSLYLFGGYVGYAISTATGSWVLSFIVAFILTALVGILLQVIVFRRMEGQDLRQTMVTIGLSIVFADLMLWACGGDFYQIQTPNWLIGPVELPLVTAIRSSGEPVYLRYPMVRLVIFAASVVIGVAMWLALNRTRIGMIIRAGVDDRDILAATGVRIQLVFVAVFAFGAGLAGIAGVVGGTFQSLSPGEDIRFLLASLVVVIVGGMGSIPGAALGALIIGLAEQLGSVYIPTYAIVVTFLIMVLVLAIRPQGLLARR, encoded by the coding sequence ATGAGCCGCTTTGTCGAACGCCATCCGGCCTGGGCGCTCATCGCAATCATTGCCGTTGCCGTCGCGCTCTGGCTGATCTTCGCGGTCTGGCCGCCGGGCCTCGAAGAGGCCGTCGGCCGCAAGCGCGTCTTCCTCAACGCAGTCTTCAACGGAATCACGCTCGGAGGGCTCTACTTCCTCGTCGCCAGCGGCTTCACGCTGATCTTCGGGCTGATGCGCAACGTCAACCTCGCGCACGGCTCGCTCTATCTGTTCGGCGGCTATGTCGGCTACGCCATCAGCACGGCGACCGGCTCCTGGGTGCTCAGCTTCATCGTCGCCTTCATCCTCACCGCCCTCGTCGGCATCCTGCTCCAGGTGATCGTGTTCCGTCGGATGGAGGGACAGGATCTCAGGCAGACCATGGTGACGATCGGGCTTTCGATCGTGTTCGCCGATCTCATGCTGTGGGCCTGCGGCGGCGATTTCTACCAGATCCAGACACCGAACTGGCTGATCGGCCCCGTGGAGCTGCCGCTGGTCACGGCGATCAGATCCTCGGGCGAGCCGGTCTATCTCCGATATCCCATGGTGCGACTGGTGATCTTCGCCGCCTCGGTGGTCATTGGCGTCGCAATGTGGCTTGCGCTCAATCGCACCCGCATCGGCATGATCATTCGCGCCGGCGTCGACGACCGCGATATCCTCGCCGCGACAGGCGTGCGTATCCAGCTCGTCTTCGTAGCCGTGTTCGCGTTCGGCGCAGGTCTTGCGGGCATCGCCGGCGTCGTCGGCGGCACCTTCCAGTCGCTGTCGCCTGGCGAGGACATTCGCTTCCTGCTCGCCTCCCTCGTCGTCGTGATCGTGGGCGGCATGGGGTCGATCCCCGGCGCTGCGCTTGGGGCGCTGATCATCGGCCTCGCCGAACAGCTCGGCTCGGTCTACATCCCGACCTATGCCATCGTCGTGACCTTCCTGATCATGGTGCTGGTGCTGGCGATCCGGCCGCAAGGCCTGTTGGCGAGGCGCTGA
- a CDS encoding SDR family oxidoreductase produces MTDYPKPPYPPQQQPMPGSTRAMQPRPDHGEESYKGSGRLAGKKALITGGDSGIGRAVAIAYAREGADIVISYLNEDEDAAEVKALVERERRKAILIPGDIRNPEHCRSIVRRTVEELGSIDILVNNAAHQATFKDIGDISDEEWQRTFETNIHAIFYLTKAAVPHMRPGAAIINTASVNSDMPNPTLLAYATTKGAIQNFTGGLAQMLAEKGIRVNAVAPGPIWTPLIPSTMSEERVKNFGKQVPMQRAGQPAELATAYVMLADPLSSYTSGATLAVTGGKPFI; encoded by the coding sequence ATGACCGACTATCCAAAGCCACCTTATCCGCCGCAGCAGCAACCGATGCCCGGCTCGACGCGGGCGATGCAGCCACGCCCCGATCATGGGGAGGAGAGTTACAAAGGCTCTGGACGTCTGGCCGGAAAGAAGGCGCTCATCACCGGAGGTGACAGCGGCATCGGCCGCGCGGTCGCGATCGCCTATGCGCGCGAGGGCGCCGACATCGTCATCTCCTATTTGAACGAGGACGAGGATGCGGCCGAGGTCAAGGCGCTGGTGGAGCGGGAGAGACGCAAGGCGATCCTCATTCCCGGCGACATCCGCAATCCCGAGCACTGCCGCTCCATCGTGCGTCGCACGGTCGAGGAGCTCGGCAGCATCGATATCCTCGTCAACAATGCGGCCCATCAGGCCACGTTCAAGGACATCGGAGACATCAGCGACGAGGAGTGGCAGCGCACGTTCGAGACCAACATCCACGCCATATTCTATCTGACCAAGGCCGCCGTTCCTCACATGCGGCCGGGAGCTGCGATCATCAACACGGCGTCGGTGAACTCGGACATGCCGAACCCGACCCTGCTGGCTTACGCTACGACCAAGGGCGCCATTCAGAATTTTACCGGCGGGCTTGCGCAAATGCTGGCCGAGAAGGGCATTCGGGTCAACGCCGTTGCCCCGGGCCCGATCTGGACTCCGCTGATTCCCTCGACCATGTCGGAGGAAAGGGTCAAGAACTTCGGCAAGCAGGTCCCGATGCAGCGCGCCGGTCAGCCGGCCGAGCTTGCAACCGCCTATGTCATGCTGGCCGATCCGCTCTCGAGCTACACCTCGGGGGCGACGTTGGCGGTCACCGGCGGCAAGCCGTTCATCTGA
- a CDS encoding YciE/YciF ferroxidase family protein translates to MGLFTKDIKSMEDLLLHGLQDIYYAEQQILKALPKMIDKATNRDLATGLKAHLDETNKQVERLDKVFAKLGKQPSGTQCPAIDGLIEEADATAGEIEDKAVLDAAIVANAQAVEHYEMCRYGTLIAWAETLGHDDIVRFLTTNLNEEKAANTKLNTVALRKGVNAKASNAA, encoded by the coding sequence ATGGGATTGTTCACCAAGGACATCAAATCGATGGAAGACCTGCTGCTGCACGGGCTGCAGGACATCTACTACGCGGAGCAGCAGATCCTGAAGGCGCTGCCCAAGATGATCGACAAGGCGACCAACAGAGATCTCGCCACTGGGCTGAAAGCTCACCTGGACGAGACCAACAAGCAGGTCGAACGGCTCGACAAAGTATTCGCCAAGCTCGGCAAGCAGCCCAGCGGCACGCAGTGTCCGGCCATCGACGGCCTGATCGAAGAAGCCGACGCCACCGCAGGTGAGATTGAGGACAAGGCCGTGCTCGACGCCGCCATCGTCGCCAATGCGCAGGCCGTGGAGCACTATGAAATGTGCCGCTACGGCACGCTGATCGCCTGGGCGGAAACACTCGGCCACGACGACATCGTGCGCTTCCTCACCACCAATCTGAATGAAGAGAAGGCTGCCAACACCAAGCTGAACACGGTGGCGCTGCGCAAGGGCGTCAACGCCAAGGCGTCCAACGCGGCCTGA
- a CDS encoding ABC transporter substrate-binding protein, whose product MSKCSVGLLALSSLFLSGAAIAQEKIKVGVTATLEGTYTVLGEDGMRGHQTALNVLGKKIGDKELEFIVASTDATPDSAVRAVRKLIEQDKVQILLSPLSGDEGIAVKNFAKTHPELTFINAASGAQETTYVDPAPNFFRYNMDGAQWQVGLGKYAYDEKKYRKIATVGEDYSFIYTQVFGLVLEFCGAGGQITNRQWVPLGTKDFASVIAALPDDVDAIYLGLGGADAVNFLNQYQQAGGKAHLMGGSIMIDQTILSSKGNAKNALVGTIAASGQADTWDDPGWQKFVKAYQDAFPPNKRFPSPSLLATNYYDSTMALILALRQVNGDLSNNQSKFKEALAKIEIDAPNGKIKLDSNRQAIGTNFVTEVVDDGKGALFSKVVKVIPNVNQTLGYDPAVFSKIGLPSRTVPECKKY is encoded by the coding sequence ATGTCGAAATGCAGTGTGGGACTGCTCGCGCTGAGCAGCCTGTTTCTTTCGGGCGCAGCGATCGCCCAGGAAAAGATCAAGGTGGGCGTGACCGCGACGCTCGAGGGCACCTACACGGTGCTCGGCGAGGACGGCATGCGCGGCCACCAGACCGCGCTCAACGTGCTGGGCAAGAAAATCGGCGACAAGGAGCTCGAATTCATCGTCGCCTCGACCGACGCGACACCGGACTCCGCCGTGCGCGCCGTGCGCAAGCTGATCGAGCAGGACAAGGTGCAGATCCTGCTCTCGCCGCTGTCCGGCGACGAGGGCATCGCGGTCAAGAACTTCGCAAAGACCCATCCCGAGCTGACCTTCATCAACGCGGCGTCCGGCGCGCAGGAAACGACCTATGTCGATCCTGCCCCGAACTTCTTCCGTTACAACATGGACGGCGCGCAGTGGCAGGTCGGCCTCGGCAAATACGCCTATGACGAAAAGAAGTATCGCAAGATCGCAACCGTCGGCGAGGACTATTCCTTCATCTACACCCAGGTATTCGGCCTCGTGCTCGAGTTCTGCGGCGCCGGCGGACAGATCACCAACCGGCAATGGGTGCCGCTCGGCACCAAGGATTTCGCCTCGGTCATCGCCGCGCTGCCCGACGATGTCGACGCGATCTATCTCGGCCTCGGCGGCGCCGATGCCGTGAACTTCCTCAACCAGTATCAGCAGGCCGGCGGCAAGGCGCATCTGATGGGCGGTTCCATCATGATCGACCAGACCATCCTGTCGTCCAAGGGCAACGCCAAGAACGCCCTGGTCGGCACCATCGCGGCGAGCGGCCAGGCCGATACCTGGGACGATCCGGGCTGGCAGAAATTCGTGAAGGCCTATCAGGACGCCTTCCCGCCCAACAAGCGCTTCCCGAGCCCGTCACTGCTCGCGACCAATTACTATGACTCGACCATGGCGCTGATCCTCGCGCTGCGTCAGGTCAATGGCGATCTCTCCAACAACCAGTCGAAGTTCAAGGAAGCGCTGGCGAAGATCGAGATCGATGCGCCGAACGGCAAGATCAAGCTCGACTCCAACCGTCAGGCGATCGGCACCAACTTCGTCACCGAAGTGGTCGACGACGGCAAGGGCGCGCTGTTCAGCAAGGTGGTGAAGGTGATCCCGAACGTGAACCAGACGCTGGGCTATGATCCAGCCGTATTCTCGAAGATCGGGCTGCCGAGCCGCACCGTGCCGGAATGTAAGAAGTACTGA